DNA from Bradyrhizobium japonicum USDA 6:
ATGGAAACGACCACTGCCATCGAGCGCTACATGAACGGCAATTTCGAAGCCTATATCGGCAACTGGAGCGGCCGCGCTGATCCGGACCCGACGCTGGTCGCCTTTTTCAGTTGCGCGGGCTCCCAGAACGTCAACAAGTACTGCAACAAGGATCTCGATGCGATCCTGAACCAGGCCCGGGGCGAGGCTGACGAAGCCAAGCGCAAGGCACTCTACGCCAAAGCGACGGACATTTACCTGACGGCGCTCTCGTCGATTCCCCTCCATCACCCGAACTGGTTCTTTGCGGCCCGCAAATCGGTCGGCGGCATCGTCATGGTGCCGGACGGTCTGTTGCGTCTGGTCGGTGTCAAGCCTGTGAATTGATGCGCAACGCCTCGCGCCCGACGATGCGCTCGCCCTGGTGAGGACCAGTCTGCCCCGATGAAGAGCTTGCTTCTGCGCCGGCTTGCCGTCCTGCTGCCGACCCTGTTGCTGGTGTCGATGATGGTGTTCGGTCTGCAGAAACTGCTGCCCGGCGATCCTGCGCTGGCGCTCGCCGGAGAAGAGCGTAATCCCGAAGTCGTTGAGTATCTTCGGCAGAAGTATCGCTTCAATGATCCGATCCCGGTGCAATACGCCGTCTGGCTGAAAGCCCTGGTGCACGGTGACTTCGGCACTTCGGTACGCACCCGATTGCCGATCGGCACCATGCTGGCGGAAAAATTGCCGGTGACCGTTGAGCTCGCGATGCTGTCGATGCTGGTTGCGCTGCTCGTCGGGTTGCCGATCGGGATATTCGCGGCGCTGGGGCGCGGGACGCCCTTCGACTACGGCGCCAGTCTGTTCGGGCTTGCCGGACTGTCGATCCCGCATTTCTGGCTGGGGATCATGCTGATCCTTCTGTTCTCGGTGAATCTCGGCTGGCTTCCGGCCGGAGGTTTCGTTCCGCCGTCCGAGAGCGTGGGAGGCAATCTGCTTTCGATGCTGATGCCCGCGTTGGTGCTTGGCACGGGCACCGCTGCGATCATGATGCGCCATGTCCGCAGCGCGATGATCGAAGCGATGAAGCAGGACTACGTGCGCACCGCCCGCGCGAAGGGCGTGCGCGAAAGCACCATCGTGGTGCGCCATGCGTTGCCGAACGCGCTGATTCCCGTGGTCACGCTGGGCACACTGCAATTTGGCGAACTGCTGGCCGGCGCGGTGTTGACGGAGCAGGTCTTTTCCATCCCGGGGTTCGGCAAGATGGTCGTCGACGGCGTGTTCAGCCGCGATTATGCCGTGGTTCAAGCGGTCGTGCTCTGCACAGCAGCCGTATTCCTCCTGATGAGCCTGATTGCCGACGTCGCCTATGTGCTGCTCAATCCGAGGCTCAGGTCATGAGCTCGATTGAGACGGTGCCGGTCGCAAGTCAGGTGCGCGCCGCCGCTCCTTCGGAAATTCGTCGCCTGTTGCGCGAACCATCCGCCGTCATCGGAGCCACGATCATCCTGTTCTTCGTCGTGCTGGCGGTGTTTGCCTCGTGGATCGCGCCGTACGATCCAAACTCGCCGGACTGGATGGCGATTCGCGCGGCGCCCAGTGCGGCACACTGGTTCGGCACCGACGATCTCGGTCGGGACGTGCTCTCGCGCGTGATCTTCGGCACGCAAGCCTCGCTTGCCGCCGGCATGGTCTCCGTGACGGTCGCCGTGCTGATCGGCCTCCCGTTTGGTCTCATGGCCGGCTATTTCGGCGGCCTCACCGATATGGTGATCTCGCGCCTCGCCGATGCGCTGCTCGCTTGCCCCTTTTTGGTGCTGGCGATTGCGCTCGCCGCGTTCCTGGGCCCCAGCCTGCAAAATGCGATGATTGCCATCGGCATTTCCGCCGTGCCGGTGTTCGTTCGTGTTGCGCGTGCCGAGACGCTGGTGGTCTGCACCGAGGATTACATCGCGGCGGCCCGGTCCCAGGGCCTCGGCCATCTCGCCATCCTGACCGGACAGGTGCTGCCGAACGTGCTTGCGCCGACGATTGTGCAGGCGACGCTGACCATGGCGATTGCAGTTCTCGCCGAGGCGAGCCTGGCCTTTCTGGGGCTTGGCCAGCTTCCTCCGGCCCCTTCATGGGGCGCCATGCTTGACGTTGCCAGGCAATTTCTCGGCGAGGCGCCATGGATGGCCTTCTGGCCGGGGCTCGCGATCATTGCGCTCGTCATCGGCTTCAACCTGATGGGGGACGGCCTGAATGATGCCCTCAATCCCAGGCACTAGATGGAAGACGAGCCGGTTCCGCTGAGGGACTCCGCAGCGGGGCCTAGGGCTGTTTGATTTCAGGCGGCAGAGCAAAGCCTGTCTCGTCCGAGCGTTGCAGCGCGCAGATCCGATGACACAGGTCGATGACGTGCTCGTCGTAGACTAGAGTGTATTGGCGCGAGCATTTGGCGCGCCGTTGATCTGTATCAAGCCCGCCGCGGGATAGGGGCCGCTAAGCTTCCAGCAGGAACGCTGCCCGGATACAGGCCTTGAACACTCTTCGCCAGCATCGGTCCATCGACGGAGTCATCCAGCTCGTGATCCGGCTCGGATTGCTGGCGCTGCTGATCCTGTGGACTTTCCTCATCATCCGCCCGTTCGTGCCAATCCTGGCCTGGAGTGCGGTGCTCGCGGTGGCGTTCTATCCAGTCTTCGGCTGGCTCGCCAAACGCCTCGGCGGCCGCCCGCGCACCGCCGCTTTCATTCTTACGCTGGTTACACTGGGCATCGTCATCGGTCCTGCGGCCTGGCTCGGCGTGAGCGCAGTCGACGGCATCAGGGATCTCGCGGGCCAGATCAGCAGCGGCGATCTCAGGCTTACGGAGGCGCCCGAACAGATCAAGAGCTGGCCGCTGATCGGCACCCAGCTCTACGATCTCTGGACCCAGGCCAACAGCAATATCCGCGCGGCGCTGAGCGAGGTGATGCCGTATCTGAAACCGCTTGCCGGGATGATGCTGTCGTTGGCCGGTGATGCCGGTGTCGGCACGCTCCAGTTCCTGCTGTCGGTATTCGTCGCCGGCTTCCTCTTTCCCTACGGTCCGCAGCTCGTCGACGCGGTGCGCGGCTTCCTGTTCCGGGTCGTACCTGAGCAGAGCGAGCATTTTCTCGAGCTCGCCGGCGCGACCATCCGCGCGGTGTCGCAGGGCATCATCGGTGTCGCAATCGTGCAGTCGCTACTGGCCGGCATCGGCTTCAAGCTCGCAGGCGCCCCGAGTGCCGGCCTGCTGGCATTCCTCGTCCTGTTGCTGTCGATCGTGCAGATCGGCCCCTTCCTCGTTCTCTTCCCCGTGGTCGTCTGGATCTGGATGGACAAGGACGTGACCACAGCGGTGCTCCTGACCATCTTCCTCGGCGCCGTCGGCCTCCTCGACAACATCCTGAAACCCATCGTCATGGGGCGCGGTCTGACCACGCCGACGATCGTGATCCTGATCGGGGTGATCGGTGGAACGCTCGCGCACGGAATCATCGGCCTCTTCATCGGCCCGATCATCCTGTCCGTCGCCTGGGAACTCGCGGCGGCCTGGATCCGGAACGACCGCGCCGCTGTGCCGAAAGGGCCGGAAGAGACCTGAATCTCCGCACGCATCACCTTTGACCTAAGTCAATTCTCTCGACTCCCGATGCGCCCTAGATCGGGCGTAGGCAGATCTGACCTCAGGCATGTCGATGGCCCATCGAACGTCGCAGCGGGATTGCACATTCGGGCAAACGTCCCCGGCGATGACGGCTGTCGACTAACCGCCATGGATGCGATCCTTGCCATCGATGCGAATGCAGGAGGGGTGAACTTCCAGCTCTTCTCCGTGCGAGGCGAGGGGAGGCTGGAACGGCAAATCAAGGGACGGCTTGACGGGCTCGGCAGCCATCCGCGCCTCAGGGCGAGCGGAGCGAACGGCGATCCGCTGGCGCACCGCACCTATCAGAACGACGACGTCGATGACATCCCGGCGGCATGCGCGGTTGTCGATAGCTGGCTGCGGGACGAATTGGGAATCCAGCCGCTGGCCGTGGGACATCGTGTCGCGCAGGGAGGACCGGATGACGCCCGGCCGGCCCTGATCGATGACGCCGTGATGGCGCGTCTGGAACGGCTGATTGCACTCGCGCCGCTGCTTCAACCGTATAATCTTGCGCCAATCCGTATCATGCAGGCCAATCATCCGGCGCTACCGCAAGTCGCCTGCTTCGATACTGCGTTCCATCTCGGCAAGGTCGTGGAGAACGGCAGCTATCCCATTGCGCATCAACTCTACGCAGGTGGCGCAAGGCGTTACGGCGCTCACGGTCTTTGCTACGAGTCGATTGCTCGAGCTCTGACGCTCGAGGCCCCCGAGATTGCCGCGCGCCGCGTGATCGTTGCGTGCCTCGGCGACACCAGCTCGATGTGCGCGCTGAAGGAAGGCCGCAGCGTCGAAAGCACGAATGGATTCTATGCTTTTGGCGCATCGCCGTCGGACTATTCCGCGGGCGAAATCGATCCCGGCGGCGCATTTCTGCTCACCAATCCGGGTGACGCCGGTGCGGCGGCTCGTTTTCTGCGAGCAGAACACGCCGTCGAGCACCTCGCCTACTGCGCCGGCCTCAACGCCGGCCTGCTTGCGGCCGCGCTGGAGGGGCTTGACGCCTTTGTTTTCACCGGCGCAATCGGCCAGCGCTCGACCGCGATCCGCGCGCGCATCGCCGAAAGGCTGAGCTGGCTCGGTGCTATACTGGATGCGAAGGCCAACGGCCATAACGCAAGGCTGATCTCGCGCCGCGATAGTCGCATCCCTCTCTACGTGCTCCCGTCCGACGACGAATTGACCATCGCGCGGCACACATTGGCGCTCTTGGTGAACGGGCCGTCGCCACGTTGAGGCAGCTTCCCGGAAAGCTGAAAAGGATTGGGCGCGCGATGCTTCTTCAATTCCTCGTCGGTACGCTGGTCAGCGTGATCAATATCGGCATCCATGCGCTGGTGACCATCGTCGCCGTCGGGATCGCCCGCGGCGCGGGCTTGCGACAAACCAGGAGACCAAGAGTGCACCTGATGGGTGTCATGGTCGCGACAGCCGTGGTGTTGCAGGTCGCGCATACGCTGGAGGTTCTGATGTGGGCTCTGATGTATGAAGTCGTTCAGGCCGCCGCACCGGGCAGTGATGTACTCTATTTCGCCTTCGTCAACTACACCACGCTCGGCTACGGCGATATCACGCCCGTGCGCGAATGGCGCCTCATCGGCCCG
Protein-coding regions in this window:
- a CDS encoding ABC transporter permease; this encodes MKSLLLRRLAVLLPTLLLVSMMVFGLQKLLPGDPALALAGEERNPEVVEYLRQKYRFNDPIPVQYAVWLKALVHGDFGTSVRTRLPIGTMLAEKLPVTVELAMLSMLVALLVGLPIGIFAALGRGTPFDYGASLFGLAGLSIPHFWLGIMLILLFSVNLGWLPAGGFVPPSESVGGNLLSMLMPALVLGTGTAAIMMRHVRSAMIEAMKQDYVRTARAKGVRESTIVVRHALPNALIPVVTLGTLQFGELLAGAVLTEQVFSIPGFGKMVVDGVFSRDYAVVQAVVLCTAAVFLLMSLIADVAYVLLNPRLRS
- a CDS encoding ABC transporter permease, whose protein sequence is MSSIETVPVASQVRAAAPSEIRRLLREPSAVIGATIILFFVVLAVFASWIAPYDPNSPDWMAIRAAPSAAHWFGTDDLGRDVLSRVIFGTQASLAAGMVSVTVAVLIGLPFGLMAGYFGGLTDMVISRLADALLACPFLVLAIALAAFLGPSLQNAMIAIGISAVPVFVRVARAETLVVCTEDYIAAARSQGLGHLAILTGQVLPNVLAPTIVQATLTMAIAVLAEASLAFLGLGQLPPAPSWGAMLDVARQFLGEAPWMAFWPGLAIIALVIGFNLMGDGLNDALNPRH
- a CDS encoding AI-2E family transporter, giving the protein MNTLRQHRSIDGVIQLVIRLGLLALLILWTFLIIRPFVPILAWSAVLAVAFYPVFGWLAKRLGGRPRTAAFILTLVTLGIVIGPAAWLGVSAVDGIRDLAGQISSGDLRLTEAPEQIKSWPLIGTQLYDLWTQANSNIRAALSEVMPYLKPLAGMMLSLAGDAGVGTLQFLLSVFVAGFLFPYGPQLVDAVRGFLFRVVPEQSEHFLELAGATIRAVSQGIIGVAIVQSLLAGIGFKLAGAPSAGLLAFLVLLLSIVQIGPFLVLFPVVVWIWMDKDVTTAVLLTIFLGAVGLLDNILKPIVMGRGLTTPTIVILIGVIGGTLAHGIIGLFIGPIILSVAWELAAAWIRNDRAAVPKGPEET
- a CDS encoding acetate kinase; this encodes MDAILAIDANAGGVNFQLFSVRGEGRLERQIKGRLDGLGSHPRLRASGANGDPLAHRTYQNDDVDDIPAACAVVDSWLRDELGIQPLAVGHRVAQGGPDDARPALIDDAVMARLERLIALAPLLQPYNLAPIRIMQANHPALPQVACFDTAFHLGKVVENGSYPIAHQLYAGGARRYGAHGLCYESIARALTLEAPEIAARRVIVACLGDTSSMCALKEGRSVESTNGFYAFGASPSDYSAGEIDPGGAFLLTNPGDAGAAARFLRAEHAVEHLAYCAGLNAGLLAAALEGLDAFVFTGAIGQRSTAIRARIAERLSWLGAILDAKANGHNARLISRRDSRIPLYVLPSDDELTIARHTLALLVNGPSPR
- a CDS encoding potassium channel family protein, which gives rise to MLLQFLVGTLVSVINIGIHALVTIVAVGIARGAGLRQTRRPRVHLMGVMVATAVVLQVAHTLEVLMWALMYEVVQAAAPGSDVLYFAFVNYTTLGYGDITPVREWRLIGPLTAMNGVLLFGWSAAILFEVLRKTLEHLGVTQAPGLK